Part of the Panicum virgatum strain AP13 chromosome 4N, P.virgatum_v5, whole genome shotgun sequence genome is shown below.
TTGCAGTTGGGTGCAGTGTCATGCATACTATATGGTGAAATGCAGTATACTATCATGGCCTTACTAAAAATCCTGCTTCGTCCTAATTTACCTTCAATCTATAGTTATGTACACTTGTTTGAACTGATTGTATCCTCTGTTTTCTTGCAATGCATATTTCCCTTCATTATGACAAGATATATTTTTTAGTTCGAATCTAATGACATCAACTTTGTGCCACAAAATTATGTATAAATAGAGTAACAGGTCAAAGCCTTGCCCTACTGAAATGAAATAAGCATTGTAATTTTAAGTGGAGGTTGTAGTAATAATATTTTCAATATTTCCTGAACCACATATCATGCAGCTTTGCTTTCTCCTGTTTTCTAACCAGTTCACTTGTTTTTATGTTTTCATTTGCTGAAATAGTGCTATCAACCATGGTAATTTTTTGTTATTTCTAGTTCAGGATTCAGATGTTagtgacagaggtgctcagggCAGGACCATACATCTCTAGGTTTTCTCGACATGCATGCAAAGTATATACCACTAGCGAAACTTATTGTCAGAACAGTTTAATTGTAGTATGCTTTTGTGTTCTAGCAAAATACAGCTCTTGCCTCAAGAGAGGTTGCAGACTGTAGTTCGCTGAACGAATTATGAAAAAATTACTGCATACCTGTTTCGTGGATCCCTGACTTGTGAATTGTGTGGTTCTTTCATTTTAAGTTGAGTTTTTAAAAACGTAGTGTGCATGCAGTTGCTTGTTTTAAACTCTGGGATAAAGTGGGGCTTTTGTAGCTTGAATCCTTTTTATATGCATACAGTTGCTTGTATGACACTATGGAAAATTATGAGCCTTTTGTAGCTTCAATTATGTCACTGTACAATTTATTTTGCGACGCTTGCCAGCTTATAGCTTCCTCAAATTCAGGTTGCGAGATTTTCCAGCATTGGTTGTTCAGTTGTTTCACAATTTAAAAAACCTCAATTTCTGGACGTGCATAGAAAAATAAGTTCTTTCAGCTGTAGTGAGACAATGCCTACAGCTCCAGCCAATGGTGATTCGCAGAGTGGCCTTCAGCGCAACTATCAGGTTGTTGTTGCTGCCACTCGTGACTTGGGCATTGGGAAGGATGGGATCTTGCCATGGAAGCTTCTTGGTGACCTTAAGTTCTTCAAGGAGCTTACGCTTTCAACATCTGACCCTGCCAAGAAGAATGCAGTTATAATGGGAAGGAAAACATGGGAGAGCATTCCTGTTAAGTTGAGGCCATTGCCTGGTCGTTTGAATGTCATACTTACTCGATCTGGCAGTTTTGATTTTGCAACAGTAGAAAATGTTGTTATCTGCGGAAGCATGAAGTCTGCCTTAGAACTTCTAGCATCAACTCCATATTGCTTATCAATTGAGAAAGTTTTTGTTATAGGGGGTGGGCAGGTACTGAGGTGAGCTATTAGCCTTTTGGAAGAATATATTGTACATGTACTCTGTTGTTACATGCAACTCCGCTTTAATGCTTTTCACTCTTCTACATATGTAGGGAGTATCTTAATGGACCTGCATGTGAGGCCATCCATCTAACTAACATTCAGTTGAGCATTGAGTGTGACACTTTCATCCCACCAATTGACTTCTCAGTGTTCCAACCATGGTATTCATCTTTCCCGGTGGTAGAAAGCAACATTAGGCATTATTTTGTGACCTTTGTTCGTGTTAGAAAATCACTGGCAGAAACTAATGACTCAGATGGAAAGGAATCAACTGAGGTTGATAGCAAGAACGACAAGTTTGGAATAGAAAATTTCTCTTTTCTTCCGAAGATGATATTTGATCGCCATGAGGAGTATCATTATCTTAATCTTGTTGAAGATATTATAAGATCTGGTGCTCAGAAAAATGACAGGACAGGAACAGGAACATTGTCAAAATTTGGGTGTCAGGTATTTCTCTTTAACTTTGAATATCTCATTTGAGCAACCAGAAAAATATAATGTCTTCGTTTTTCTTAATAGATGCGGTTCAACTTAAGGAAAAGTTTTCCTCTTCTGACAACAAAGGTATGTGAATATATTTGTAGTTTTCAAATTTAATGCAGTCAGAACAATCAATTGAAGCATGCACAAAATTGTTTTTGGTTTTATGGTTTGTAAGAAAAGAATCAAGGGGAGAATGGCATTAAGAATATGCTATATCTTTAATGCTTTGGGCTTGTTAATTTTCAAACATGTTTATTATGTTTCTTCtgtgccttttttttcttttatttacagTAATTGCATTCAAGTTGATGCTGATTTAGTTTTGTTCTTTTATGATCCCCATAAGCTCTGTTTCAAGAATTTGACTGAGGTTCTGAATTGTTAATTTTTGTTGAATCATCTACAATAGTTATTGTCTTGACGAGACAGCTAGAGCCTAGAGCCCTTCCAATGTTTTATTAAGATGGGCGTATTGTCCGAGACTATGACTTGCTAGTGTAATAGAGCTGCATGCTTCATTTGTTGTTATTATACAAGTGACAGATGACAGTACATGCAGATGCAGTGCTAGTGTGCAACATTCTGTTTGATCATGCTACCACTTTGTAATGCACTCTTTTCCACGCATACTTGATAACTGTAGAACATTCCCCTGAACATTCAAATAGAGAGCTTTAAGGCTTTTCCCTGTCTGTTATTAAACATCAGGAGTCCAAACAAAAGAGTTTGAATAACTATGTTAATGTATTATCTACTATGATCTATGCAAtgacatgtgctctttaacaGAGGGTATTTTGGCGTGGTGTTGTTGAAGAACTCCTGTGGTTTATCAGTGGTTCAACAAATGCAAAGGTGCACAAGCTTAAAGCATTTTATTGGATCTAGTGCTGTCTTTAGCCAAACTTATTTAATCTTTCGGTTTATTAAAGCCATTTATAACTTAGTATGTATCCACAACCCACATTCCATGATGTATGCGCTTACCTCAATTTTTACGAAATCTACTAATCATTTTGCAACCTTTGTCTAGGCACAAACAAATTACATGCTGTTTTGATTAGGGAGTACCCGCAATTTTAGCAATTTCGTAAAGTTTTGTTTCATTTGTTACTCCCTTCAATTGCAAATGTGAGTCCTTTATAATTCTTCAACTTTTCACTAAACAATTTCTGGGTActcctcttttttcttttatgccATTTCCTAAATGCTAAGTTTATCAATAAATGGTTTCTCATCCCCCTCTCTACCTTCTTAGTAATATTCGCAGTAATCTAACTCATTGATAATGTAAGATTAAGCTGTTATTTTTTTTGTACTGTTTGCCTTACTATATTAATCCAAGGTATAAGGAGAGCCCGTTTATTGATCAAATTGTCATTTAAGCAATGTTACActaaaagggcgtacccagtgccgtaggcttcccgcactgcgcGGGGTCTAgggaagggttgtctttaagccccaaagccttacccacacaaatgtgcagaggctggggctcgaacccgggaccttccggttacagacggtaggctctaccgctgcactaGGCCCGCCCTTCTAGGAACTGTAGGACTTGTACATGTGGTAAGGCTAAAAGGAGAATTTGCAAAATGCAGTAGGGAGAGCATTTTCTGCAGAAAATAGTAAAACACCACCCATTTGACTAGTCATAGTAATTCTGATAAACTAGGTGCAACTTGTTCTGTAGAGTTTATCCACTCAGCTCCTACATTTGAAATATCTGCTAGTGCTGCAGTCATCTGACCATTTTCAGCAGTACTTGCACCAGAAACCACTGTTCCTATGCACTTAGGCCCTTTCAAATGTGAGAATTCCCCATATCCTGAAGGAATTAAAATGTTTCTTtaaatttcctttttttccctccATAACATGTCCATAGTTTTCTGCTTGGCTCACATTGGGCTCTGTGCCTCTACCAAATTTAGATTTAGTATACTGATGTATTATATTCATTCTTAGGTTTTACAAGAGAAAGGTATTCATATCTGGGATGGCAATGCTTCAAGAGAATATCTTGACAGGTATCTCTTGGATATAAGCTGCATAGAATTTGTACTTCGGTTCTTGATCTCTAATCTACCTGCCCGTCTTTTCTAGTGTTGGCTTGGCGCACAGGGAGGAAGGTGATCTAGGTCCAGTCTACGGATTTCAATGGCGACACTTTGGTGCTGAGTAAGCTTTCATTTATCCTCCCTTCCCTCCTATCTTGGTCTCTGTCTCTGTCATTAAATCTCTCTTTGCCATGTTGTCTAATAAAATGACATTTGATAGATATACAGACATGCATGCTGACTACACTGGAAAAGGTTTTGATCAACTAATGGATGTTATTGACAAGATCAAGAACAATCCTGATGATCGGCGAATAATTTTGTCGGCATGGAATCCTTCAGATCTGAAGAAGATGGCTCTTCCTCCTTGCCACATGTTTGCACAAGTTAGTATAGTTTGTCTGCTTGTTTTATGTCTAGTTTTTAACTATTGGGCCATTTTGATATGTCCAACATGTTACCCTTGTACTTTTTCCTcgtatttttttctcgaatatgcaggagagctgcgtatctttgcaTTAAGAGGAAAAAGGGGGTTGGTCCAATTTACAGTAGACAGCACCTCACCTTGGACCAGAGTGAGGGCTCCAGAACCTTGTAGAATTATATTACATAAAAGGATGAACTTAGGACCTGACCACACAACACCTAACAGCCTAAACTTGCTCTACCAACCTTCCTGGGTTCAAGGCAACGAGCCCCTTAGCCCCAGAGAACCTCCATAGAAGGGATTCCTCCTTGATGGCCTGGAGAGCCCGCTCCAGATTTGGGGCCATCCCATTGAAGACACATGCATTCCTGTGTTTCCATAGGATCCAAGCTCCGAAAATACATAGGGAGTTGAATCCCTTCCCTCGTATTGAAGATTAGTtattgttggagtatattgagcccttgtgtatagaggcccatctagaggcccatgtataggatctatatatacccacccatctagggttggaggaatacactaATAATTCCCTCCAttatggtatcattagcctaggttaatttcctctcctctcctccctcctcacagccccgccgccgccgccatggctggcaggcggccggcgtcgcctccctcccctcccctctcttccttcccctacctctcctcctcccctgctctgcagcCTGCCGGCGCGTGGatctccccctcccctgctccgcagCCCGCCGGCGCGTGGatctccccctcccctgctccgcagcccccctcccctgctccgcagCCCGCCGGCGCCTGGGCCGCTCGGCCGCCCTACGCCGCCGTTGTGGGTGCTGCAGGGCGCGGATCCGCCGCGGGATCCGCTGTCCCGGCCACCGCAGGGCGCGgatccgccgcgggagctcccGTCCCGGCCGCCACGGGCCCCGGATCCGCTGCGGCCGCCCTGGTGGCGCTGCCCCAGCTcgatctggccgccgccgccgctgacggCGCCGCTGGGGAGGCTCCTGGCGGCCCGCAGGGGCCACTGCAGCCGCCCGGACAGGGCCTGCTGCCAGTGCAGGGGCCCCTGCCGGCTGCTGCCAGCGCTGCCCTACAGCAGGCGCCTGCTGCTGGAGCGGGTGGCGCAGCCGCGGGCGCGGGAGCCGAACCCGCGGCCCAGCACACTCTGCTGCAGGCTACGACACCCGATCCAGCCGCCGCtgttgccgccgtcgccgcctaccGCACCGCGGTCGCTGCCGGCATGCAGCCCGCCGATCCCGCGTGGTCCGGCCTCGGGATGGCacccgcggatgcgccgctcgccgccgctgctctccgagggcagcaggccgacgccgctctcgccgcggccctcctcgccgccaagtcggaggcttcggcagcccaggagcgggtccgcatggcagccctcgcctgggagcgcgagcgcgccacggccgacgccctcgctctccgggtcgccgaggcggagcgcttcctccgcgtctcctccggccagcccgtcgaccccgagcacggcgcctcgtcttcccaccaggccccgctcgctggatctggagcccggtacgacccgaccgaccccatggtcgcccagctccacctccaggccgccggcgtccagaacatcagggccctggtctccgtcctcctcgaccccgcgtcctcctatggccgctggcgggaccaggtcctcaccctccgccgctatgccctcgacgaccacgtcctcgtcgactcgccgaTCGAGACACGCGACGtgacgtggctgcgcctcgacagcgtcgctctgtcctggatcttcgggaccatctccctagatcttcaggacctcgtcaggacccacggcggcaccgcgcggcaggcctgggtggcgctcgaggggcagtttcTCGGCAAtgccgagtaccgcgccctccagctcgacgccaccttccgcaccttcgtgcagggagatctctccgtcggtgagtactgccagcggatgaagagcatggccgatgctcttcacgacctcggggatccagtgtccgatcgggtcttggtgctcaatgtcctacggggactgagcagcacctatgaccacctgaagggctggatcgcccgccagaggcctttccccaccttcctgcaggtccgggacgacctcgccctcgaggagatcaccaggggtctcgcgcccggatcgtcctcgcccacccccgccgcgctcgttgctactccaccggcctcctccactgctcctgccacctccctccttggtgctacACACGCCGGccagaccggaggagggggggggggggggggcgtggacgtcgccgacgacggggtggtggtggtggtggccctggtggccctgcttctgggaacaccggtaccggtgggggccgtcggggcggcgcgccgacaccggctccggctcccgcccctgctgctggaggtacgccctggccatccttcagcaacccatggtcagggcgcatctcgatgtggccgttccagggtccaggaggggggcctcgtcctcagctccagccggcggccatgttcactggcgctgctccactcttcgcgccttcctggaccccgcccgctcagcccagccagcagccgacctggcctggggggtgggaccaggccgctctggcgcagtccttcagcaccatgggactgacgccgccgaccagcaccgagtggatcgccgactcgggcgcctcgttccacaccactcccgatgctggtatcctctcttctgtccgacccccacatccctcttgtccttcttctatcatggtcggtgatgggtcttgccttcctgtcaccgccgtgggttctgctcgtcttcctcatgttcttgttgctcctcaaatggttcacaaccttctttctattcgccagtttactgctgacaactcctgttctatcgaatttgactcttctggtcttactgtgaaggattcggcttcccggcgtccgctccttcgatgtgacagcccggggcccctttacactcttcgacttcctgcttccgctgcctcgccttcgacttcttcgtcttctgcttttgccgtgacggcttcttccaccacctggcaccgccggcttggtcaccccggccgcgacgttttggctcagctacgtcgtagtaccgatgttccatgtactagggctcctgctgagcacctctgtcatgcgtgccagttaggtcgtcatgttagacttccgttttctttttcttcttcgcatgctgcgcatgcttttgatctcattcactgtgacctgtggacatctcctgtactcagcatgtctggctatagatattacctggtcattgttgatgatttttctcattactcttggactttccctttgcgcaccaagtctgagaccttccccaccctcctccacttctttgcctgggtgtctactcagttcggcctcaccgttaaggccgtccagtgtgacaacgggcgggagttcgataactccacctcccgatctttcttcctgtctcggggtgttcagctgcgtatgtcttgtccgtatacctctcctcagaacggcaaggctgagcggatgattcgcacgacgaacgacgtcgtgcgcacccttctgatccaggcttctctccccccgcgcttctgggctgagagccttcacaccgccacctacctgctcaaccgccttccgtccactgcttctcctgctcccactccacaccacgctcttttcggtacccctcctcgctacgaccaccttcgggtcttcgggtgtgcgtgttaccctaacacctccgccaccgcttctcacaagctggcgccccgctcgactcgttgtgtgttcctcgggtactcccctgaccacaaggggtaccgatgctttgacctcacctctcgccgcgttctgatctcccgacacgttgtcttcgacgagtcggatttcccctactccacctcctccacaccttcttctgatcccgagttggcgtctctgtttccgactgacccggtggttcagccaccgttaccggtctgtccttttcctgcaggttttcccggcgcaccggcaccACTTCCGGTGATCTCTGCTGCCCACGTGAACATATATTTTGCTTCGCTAATGATGTTTTTAGGAGTCAATGCACATAGCTTGCGTATAGTGTGATAACTTTGCCAACTAGAACACTTGCATTCAATGTCTAACAACTTCTGTCTTGCAGTTTTATGTTGAGAACGGGGAGCTATCCTGCCAAATGTATCAACGCTCT
Proteins encoded:
- the LOC120670599 gene encoding bifunctional dihydrofolate reductase-thymidylate synthase-like isoform X1, which encodes MLVTEVLRAGPYISRFSRHACKVARFSSIGCSVVSQFKKPQFLDVHRKISSFSCSETMPTAPANGDSQSGLQRNYQVVVAATRDLGIGKDGILPWKLLGDLKFFKELTLSTSDPAKKNAVIMGRKTWESIPVKLRPLPGRLNVILTRSGSFDFATVENVVICGSMKSALELLASTPYCLSIEKVFVIGGGQVLREYLNGPACEAIHLTNIQLSIECDTFIPPIDFSVFQPWYSSFPVVESNIRHYFVTFVRVRKSLAETNDSDGKESTEVDSKNDKFGIENFSFLPKMIFDRHEEYHYLNLVEDIIRSGAQKNDRTGTGTLSKFGCQMRFNLRKSFPLLTTKRVFWRGVVEELLWFISGSTNAKVLQEKGIHIWDGNASREYLDSVGLAHREEGDLGPVYGFQWRHFGAEYTDMHADYTGKGFDQLMDVIDKIKNNPDDRRIILSAWNPSDLKKMALPPCHMFAQFYVENGELSCQMYQRSADMGLGVPFNIASYSLLTYMIAQVCGLSPGDFVHVIGDAHVYRTHVRALEEQIQKMPKPFPILKINPSKKDIDSFVASDFKLVGYDPHQKIEMKMAI
- the LOC120670599 gene encoding bifunctional dihydrofolate reductase-thymidylate synthase-like isoform X2, coding for MPTAPANGDSQSGLQRNYQVVVAATRDLGIGKDGILPWKLLGDLKFFKELTLSTSDPAKKNAVIMGRKTWESIPVKLRPLPGRLNVILTRSGSFDFATVENVVICGSMKSALELLASTPYCLSIEKVFVIGGGQVLREYLNGPACEAIHLTNIQLSIECDTFIPPIDFSVFQPWYSSFPVVESNIRHYFVTFVRVRKSLAETNDSDGKESTEVDSKNDKFGIENFSFLPKMIFDRHEEYHYLNLVEDIIRSGAQKNDRTGTGTLSKFGCQMRFNLRKSFPLLTTKRVFWRGVVEELLWFISGSTNAKVLQEKGIHIWDGNASREYLDSVGLAHREEGDLGPVYGFQWRHFGAEYTDMHADYTGKGFDQLMDVIDKIKNNPDDRRIILSAWNPSDLKKMALPPCHMFAQFYVENGELSCQMYQRSADMGLGVPFNIASYSLLTYMIAQVCGLSPGDFVHVIGDAHVYRTHVRALEEQIQKMPKPFPILKINPSKKDIDSFVASDFKLVGYDPHQKIEMKMAI